The following are encoded in a window of Brevibacillus sp. DP1.3A genomic DNA:
- a CDS encoding ABC transporter substrate-binding protein — MLTNKTVKAVLAVIFVFSLFLTACGGANTATPAPATDSASKPANKSTEAPTENKMRSIETPKGTIQIPDKPQRIVTDYYAGELIAVGGNVIGAETEAFKSPFTVEQLKNAQDVGSPRINVEKTLELAPDLIVVMYDDNYEALSKIAPTVYLPYGTATNIYDTVKLFGEVVGDKDKADKFIADFDKKAAEGREKLKGIVDENATVGLYELTNKGDLWIFGDNAGRGGQTVYNALKLKMPHADKSKEQTVQLSMETLPEYAADYMFVTFYNPEKNSEALKTLQESAVWKATPAAKNNQIFYNDYDTFYRYDPIAITAHIDMIVDMLIKRHEENKSKK; from the coding sequence ATGCTTACGAACAAAACAGTAAAAGCTGTCCTTGCTGTCATTTTTGTGTTCTCGCTTTTTTTGACAGCATGTGGTGGAGCAAATACGGCAACGCCAGCACCCGCGACGGATTCTGCTTCCAAGCCAGCTAACAAGTCAACAGAAGCCCCTACTGAGAACAAAATGCGCAGCATCGAAACACCAAAAGGAACGATTCAAATTCCTGACAAGCCACAACGTATTGTGACAGACTACTACGCAGGCGAGTTGATTGCAGTAGGCGGAAATGTAATCGGTGCAGAGACGGAAGCTTTCAAAAGCCCATTTACCGTGGAACAATTAAAAAATGCGCAGGACGTAGGTAGCCCGCGGATCAATGTGGAGAAAACGTTAGAGCTCGCTCCTGACCTCATCGTCGTCATGTATGATGACAATTATGAAGCCTTGTCCAAAATCGCTCCAACCGTTTATCTCCCGTACGGTACGGCGACTAACATTTACGATACGGTCAAATTGTTCGGAGAAGTGGTTGGCGATAAAGACAAGGCAGACAAGTTCATTGCAGACTTTGACAAGAAGGCTGCCGAGGGTCGCGAAAAATTGAAAGGCATCGTGGATGAGAATGCGACTGTCGGTCTCTACGAGCTGACCAACAAAGGAGATTTGTGGATCTTCGGCGACAACGCAGGGCGCGGTGGACAAACAGTGTACAATGCATTGAAGCTGAAAATGCCGCACGCAGACAAATCCAAAGAGCAAACCGTACAGCTGTCGATGGAAACCTTGCCAGAGTACGCTGCGGATTACATGTTCGTGACTTTCTACAATCCGGAAAAAAATAGCGAAGCCTTGAAAACCTTACAGGAGTCCGCTGTCTGGAAAGCGACCCCTGCCGCCAAAAACAATCAGATTTTCTACAACGACTACGATACATTCTATCGCTATGACCCAATCGCGATCACAGCACATATTGATATGATCGTAGATATGCTGATCAAAAGACACGAAGAGAACAAAAGTAAAAAATAG